The Arachis duranensis cultivar V14167 chromosome 9, aradu.V14167.gnm2.J7QH, whole genome shotgun sequence genomic sequence GTTACATTCAACAAACAcaccaaaaaatttaagaaaaaaaaataaataaaacataaaataatagaagTACTAAAACTTGTAGTAATTgtataaaatgaaaatatataattgataaCTAACATATATTCACAAAGAATGAATGATGCTTTCAGGCTCAAGAGACTCGAGCTTGCAAATTGCACTTCAAATGTTgacataattgaaaaaaaaaatagaaaaaaaacttCATAAGATAATATTCTCCAATACCGACACCATTGTTATACCGGTTTAGAATCACAATTACAACGTGTTATGTGTTATCTTACAGTTTTCTGCCCCCTAtccccctttcttttcttttttcaacaTCAAATGTTAAGAGGCACTGAATTAAAATcttaaagaaaaatgaattaaatgGATCTACCCATTCCTGTCATTGAGTTGCAGGATGTTTTCTTTTCATGTGGTTAATTTTCCGTTCAGGGAGTACATCACCAGTGAGATATCTTCGTCTTCTGCCATCTTTTATCTATGTTTAACCGGTGGTTATCTTCtttgttatttaatatttatccaCCGCTTGTGTTCAATTAACATGTTGTCAGCATATCATTCTCTTGGTTGCTTGTCTTCTGTTCTTCTAATTGTTACTTAGTGGATAATCTTCTTTACACTACAGCTGTTTTCAATCTTCTTCAGAGTTTCGACAATAAGTCACTCACTTTACAGCTTACTTTCAAGAATTTTATTCATCTTTAGGAATGAGTACAATTATGTTTATGGGTTTCATTGAAATGATTCAATATTTGACAACTACAGTTGATAagtagagaaaagaaaaagaggaagctAGTTAGAAACTTGCCTGCTGAGAAATCCGGCCAAGTATATTATCTGGTTGAGAATAGACACCCTTCATTTCATTAAATACAACACCTGGAAGCAGATAAAAAAACATTACGGAAAGTTATTGAAAAACATACAATGCCAAAATTATTAATGCAAGAAAAATTCTACAAGGCCTAGAGTGATACAAAGAAATAGAGATAAAGGAATATTCTAGGCCCGGATATTTCAAAATAGCAATCCTGCGGTTACACTTTATGATTCACGTCCTTTTGTGATTCATAGTGTGTAGCTTCAACGACTAAATTGTTATTTTTGAAATCGCAAGGACCAATTTGAATCATGGAGTCACTAAATCTCAATGACCATCATGAACCTTTACTTGGAAGAGATACATGTTGTGTTTTACGAACCTTTATAAGTGATATCTTCAGAAGGATCATTGAGCTCAAAGTGATACCAATCTTGCAGCTCATCTCAGTCCCAATTATTAGATTCAAGAATGAAAGGGTAAAGTTAAACTGATAATGTCATAGAGTTGGTTACCTTAGTATTTGTGGAAGCAACCGGGTAACATGTCCTATCAGGATATGTGAATGCATTGAGGAAAGTGTGCAAGCttcctttcaataattcaaCAAATGGTTCTTTTAAAGGATATTTTCTTGATCCACATAATACACTATGCTCCAAGATGTGAGGAATACCAGTAGAATCTTTCCTGCATTAGAAAATAGTCAATAATTTGGTGATTGAAGTTTTAATTAAGGAAGACAATGCTCCGgcataatatttaattaagagTAATGTTAGATAACAAACCTTTTTCAGCTAATATCAACcaactttttttaaaactttatttattttaaattctattatagaccctaaatcataaacctttaatcctaaataaaaaattataaacctaAACACTAAAGCCGGCTAATGTTGGCTAACTAAAAGTTGGTTCCCATACATTGTCGTTAAGTAATTGCTTCTAACAGGAAAATGTGATAACTAGGTTCTGAACACTGAACAGAATAGGCTGTATGGAGTAAAGTTAAACAGTAAAGATGGGTAATGTTGGCTAACTAAAAGTTGATTCCCTATACATCTTCATTAAGTAATTGCTTCTAACAAGAAAAATGTGACAGTTAGGCAGTGAACAGAATAGGCTGTATGGAGTGCTGAAGAGTAAATATTCTTTGATAGAGAAACAGAGCACTTACGGAGGAGTGCGAAAAACAATACCAAATACTTTATTCTCATCGTGATTGGAAACAGACATGACCTCTGCCCCAGTCTTCCTGTGCCGGAAAAGCACTGCTTTAGATTTGCATTCTGGAATGAATTCCTCGGAAACTTTCTCAAACCCCAACTCAAGGGCAACTTCGT encodes the following:
- the LOC107465706 gene encoding presequence protease 1, chloroplastic/mitochondrial, with protein sequence MERAAIVRSLSCTSMACGRYLLSRSCRTSLSSSILFPSTPKPKLSLSPSPTVRHSLQRRRWRFAPSPYLSSRKHFSLLCPRAVASPSIPSSPSSSPSPEFPHVKDEVALELGFEKVSEEFIPECKSKAVLFRHRKTGAEVMSVSNHDENKVFGIVFRTPPKDSTGIPHILEHSVLCGSRKYPLKEPFVELLKGSLHTFLNAFTYPDRTCYPVASTNTKVTNSMTLSV